A DNA window from Streptomyces bacillaris contains the following coding sequences:
- a CDS encoding IS630 family transposase, translating into MSDLVGDARTWSPNAQEAVRLLAVSALVEGRDRVEVAALFKVSVKAVDNWWTRWQTGGRDALLSRPRGRRVGEHQVLSEAEQAAVRQAVLDHTPAGLGLSGQLWTRGQIGELIFKLYGVRFTEPGVGKYLRRWGLTFQRPDKRAIEQDPEAVRLWREKTWPAIRARAKAENAEVLFADQVGVRSDQVTGRTWGAKGSTPIVRRTGNRFSVNAMSAISTRGRMHFMVFTESFDAKVMCRFLDRLVGHFDHKVHLIVDRHSAHRSKTVRAWLADHQDQIELHFLPSYSPELNPDELVNADLERSLPHTHRARNQAELAAETRRFFHRRQRQPHIVRGYSGGPHVRYVLDKNPMSF; encoded by the coding sequence GTGAGTGATCTGGTGGGGGACGCGCGGACGTGGTCGCCGAACGCGCAGGAAGCCGTGCGGTTGCTGGCGGTTTCCGCGTTGGTGGAGGGCCGGGACCGGGTGGAGGTGGCCGCCCTGTTCAAGGTGTCGGTCAAGGCCGTGGACAACTGGTGGACGAGGTGGCAGACCGGTGGCCGGGACGCGCTGCTGTCGCGCCCGCGAGGCCGCCGCGTGGGCGAGCACCAGGTCCTGTCCGAGGCCGAGCAGGCGGCTGTACGGCAGGCCGTCCTTGATCACACCCCCGCCGGCCTGGGGCTTTCGGGTCAGCTGTGGACGCGGGGGCAAATAGGCGAGCTGATCTTCAAGCTGTACGGCGTCCGCTTCACCGAGCCCGGGGTGGGCAAGTACCTCAGGCGCTGGGGGCTGACCTTCCAGCGTCCGGACAAGCGGGCGATCGAGCAGGACCCGGAAGCGGTCCGTCTCTGGCGCGAGAAGACCTGGCCGGCGATCCGGGCCAGGGCGAAGGCGGAGAACGCCGAGGTTCTCTTCGCCGACCAGGTCGGTGTCCGCTCGGACCAGGTCACCGGCCGCACCTGGGGCGCCAAAGGCTCCACCCCCATCGTCCGCCGGACCGGGAACCGGTTCTCCGTGAACGCGATGTCCGCGATCAGCACCCGTGGCCGGATGCACTTCATGGTCTTCACCGAGTCGTTCGACGCGAAGGTCATGTGCCGCTTCCTGGACCGGCTCGTCGGGCACTTCGACCACAAGGTCCACCTGATTGTCGACCGGCACTCGGCCCACCGCTCGAAGACCGTCCGGGCCTGGCTCGCCGACCACCAAGACCAGATCGAGCTGCACTTCCTGCCCTCGTACTCACCCGAACTGAACCCCGACGAGCTCGTCAACGCCGACCTCGAACGCAGCCTGCCCCACACCCACCGGGCCAGGAACCAGGCCGAACTCGCCGCCGAAACCCGAAGGTTCTTCCACAGACGCCAGCGTCAACCACACATCGTCCGCGGCTACTCCGGCGGCCCGCACGTCCGCTACGTCCTGGACAAGAACCCCATGAGTTTCTGA
- a CDS encoding NucA/NucB deoxyribonuclease domain-containing protein, whose translation MIISPVDGESKKCLPTGTGEVCTELQDSTGAAARGATESAVQADEPSCSLEPGMWRHTRKTYCATHKGTYTEYDSSTPGKVLGTASFTTYQAATLSQTSGTWEETQKVTMGTMTGVVTSVDFSWTSMCSLGCTPTKPSPWTGSQNLRAGQTATGTSKFTVTPSAGAYASVSTSYALMALKPGSVPLNPEANIGNPRKVRCDKMFANNTSTGCVHADARPQLVLPLSQYGAAAATYAWAQQKLVDRWGSASNPLRRLADSAAAEGNRTRVCGEGATRPFTHRPDLVVNDSCDEYPFAATHEGGRNGALCADVIPLLENGVWQFYGDPAAPDVTGNEPCIRGHVPLEQNTAAGGKLGSNSQTERIIPDEKFEVVITN comes from the coding sequence GTGATCATCAGTCCGGTGGACGGTGAATCTAAGAAGTGCCTGCCGACAGGCACCGGTGAGGTGTGCACCGAACTGCAGGATTCGACGGGGGCAGCGGCACGAGGGGCCACCGAGTCGGCGGTTCAGGCGGACGAGCCCTCATGTTCCCTCGAGCCGGGCATGTGGCGCCACACACGAAAGACGTATTGTGCGACCCATAAGGGAACGTACACCGAGTACGACAGCAGCACGCCGGGCAAGGTCCTCGGAACCGCGAGTTTCACGACTTACCAGGCGGCGACACTGTCGCAGACGAGTGGAACCTGGGAAGAGACCCAGAAGGTCACGATGGGCACTATGACGGGCGTGGTGACATCCGTCGATTTCAGCTGGACATCGATGTGCAGCCTCGGTTGCACTCCCACAAAGCCCAGCCCCTGGACTGGTTCGCAGAACCTCCGAGCGGGGCAGACGGCGACGGGTACGTCCAAGTTCACGGTGACCCCCAGCGCCGGAGCGTACGCCAGTGTCAGTACGAGCTACGCACTCATGGCCCTCAAGCCGGGATCGGTGCCCCTGAACCCGGAAGCCAATATCGGCAACCCGCGAAAAGTGCGCTGCGACAAGATGTTCGCGAACAACACGAGCACCGGCTGCGTCCACGCGGACGCCCGCCCGCAGCTGGTGCTGCCCCTGTCGCAGTACGGTGCGGCGGCAGCCACATACGCGTGGGCTCAGCAGAAGCTGGTGGACCGCTGGGGATCGGCGAGTAACCCCCTACGGCGTCTGGCTGACAGCGCTGCCGCAGAAGGCAACCGTACGCGCGTGTGCGGAGAAGGCGCCACGAGGCCGTTCACGCACCGTCCTGACCTGGTGGTCAACGACTCGTGTGACGAGTACCCCTTCGCCGCAACGCATGAAGGGGGGCGGAACGGAGCCTTGTGCGCAGATGTCATCCCGCTGCTGGAAAACGGGGTCTGGCAGTTCTACGGAGATCCCGCCGCTCCTGACGTCACGGGTAACGAGCCCTGCATTCGAGGGCACGTTCCGCTCGAACAGAACACTGCCGCCGGGGGTAAGCTCGGCAGCAATAGCCAGACAGAACGCATCATCCCCGACGAAAAGTTCGAGGTTGTCATCACGAACTAG
- a CDS encoding transposase family protein yields the protein MLVYPSSIDLSTRTLRFLSGQLTARRQEIGTRWRRLPVARQALLALAHLRCGDTYAQLAAGFGIGIATVYRYIREAIEALAALAPPLTEAMKTIRTKAFAILDGTLLPIDRIAADTPYYSGKHKRHGMSVQVLTDPFGRLLWVSPALPGSTHNLTAARQHGIIDALAAAGVKCWADKAYQGAGRPVRVPFRGRRLKRWKRRHNTTHAKIRCVGEQAMATLKGWRLLRKLRCSTNRITNIVKAVLVLHHASV from the coding sequence GTGCTTGTCTATCCGTCCTCGATCGACTTGTCCACCCGCACCCTGCGGTTCCTGTCCGGACAACTCACAGCCAGGCGACAGGAGATCGGGACACGCTGGCGGCGCCTTCCCGTGGCACGGCAGGCCCTGCTCGCCCTGGCCCACCTGCGCTGCGGCGACACCTACGCCCAGCTCGCGGCCGGGTTCGGCATCGGGATCGCAACCGTCTACCGCTACATCCGTGAGGCCATCGAGGCCCTGGCCGCCCTCGCCCCGCCCCTGACCGAGGCGATGAAGACCATCCGGACGAAGGCGTTCGCCATCCTCGACGGCACCCTGCTGCCCATCGACCGTATCGCCGCCGACACCCCGTACTACTCCGGGAAACACAAACGCCACGGCATGAGCGTCCAGGTCCTCACCGATCCGTTCGGCCGTCTGCTCTGGGTCTCGCCGGCTCTGCCCGGCTCCACCCACAATCTGACCGCCGCTCGACAGCACGGGATCATCGACGCACTCGCCGCAGCGGGCGTCAAGTGCTGGGCGGACAAGGCGTACCAAGGAGCAGGCAGGCCCGTACGGGTCCCGTTTCGGGGCCGCCGCCTCAAGCGATGGAAGCGCCGCCACAACACCACCCACGCCAAAATCCGCTGTGTCGGCGAGCAGGCCATGGCCACCCTCAAGGGCTGGCGGCTCCTGCGGAAACTCCGCTGCAGCACCAACCGCATCACCAACATCGTGAAGGCCGTCCTCGTCCTTCACCACGCATCCGTGTGA
- a CDS encoding LexA family protein — MRYGGDLSERQEAIMRVIRSWIVEHGQAPTIRQIGERVGLSSTSSVAYQLGRLEEWGLITRTGRGWKTCYLGSPRRGLRSR, encoded by the coding sequence GTGAGGTACGGCGGTGACCTGTCGGAGCGGCAGGAGGCGATCATGCGCGTGATCCGGTCCTGGATCGTCGAGCACGGGCAGGCCCCAACGATCCGGCAGATCGGTGAGCGGGTCGGCCTCTCCTCCACCAGCTCGGTCGCCTATCAGCTCGGCCGCCTCGAAGAGTGGGGGCTGATCACGCGGACGGGCAGAGGCTGGAAGACCTGCTACCTGGGGAGCCCTCGTCGCGGCCTGAGGAGCCGCTGA
- a CDS encoding DUF6461 domain-containing protein — translation MCVNFTHRATPEAILASFGASVECLEEITLEQAHEALGPPSNHSLVRAGTSGDWGFCIETFGAISVRRDVLEELSSRSRSITASCGADAFHVVASWQNGEEVETFEPGYRPSLRAKSLHPLCDETDMVSSRNPGVSAIVAAFSAIADKTGVSIPFELAAGPLLSGVAPMRDSSTQNQENGARKNLGRKLPGLQFPSVSE, via the coding sequence GTGTGCGTCAACTTCACTCACCGAGCAACCCCGGAGGCGATACTGGCGAGCTTCGGCGCCTCTGTTGAATGCCTGGAAGAGATCACTCTGGAGCAGGCCCACGAAGCACTTGGACCACCAAGTAACCACTCGCTCGTCCGGGCTGGAACGTCCGGAGACTGGGGGTTTTGCATTGAGACCTTCGGGGCGATCTCCGTGCGCAGGGACGTGCTGGAAGAGCTGTCCTCAAGGAGCCGCTCCATCACTGCTTCATGTGGAGCTGACGCATTCCACGTGGTCGCAAGCTGGCAGAACGGCGAAGAGGTTGAGACTTTCGAGCCCGGCTACCGCCCCTCACTGAGAGCGAAAAGCCTTCATCCTCTTTGTGATGAGACTGACATGGTGTCTTCACGAAACCCCGGGGTCTCGGCAATCGTCGCGGCCTTCTCTGCGATCGCCGATAAAACCGGGGTGAGCATCCCGTTCGAACTAGCCGCCGGCCCTCTGCTCAGCGGGGTAGCCCCGATGCGGGACAGCTCCACCCAGAACCAGGAGAACGGAGCCAGAAAAAACCTCGGGAGAAAATTGCCGGGCCTGCAATTCCCGTCGGTATCTGAGTAA